A single region of the Nocardioides sp. W7 genome encodes:
- the sigE gene encoding RNA polymerase sigma factor SigE yields MDAQQETPEVPTWDEIVEQHSDRVYRLSYRLTGNRHDAEDLTQEVFVRVFRSLSTYTPGTFEGWLHRITTNLFLDQARRKQRIRFDALSDERADRLTSSSPAPEAAYADQRFDDDVERALATLPPDFRAAVVLCDVEGLSYEEIAGILDAKLGTVRSRIHRGRAMLRSALAHRAPGAGRARYSGPAAGPFVLPERA; encoded by the coding sequence GTGGACGCTCAGCAGGAGACTCCGGAGGTCCCCACGTGGGACGAGATCGTCGAGCAGCACTCCGATCGGGTCTACCGCCTCTCCTATCGGCTGACCGGCAACCGCCACGACGCCGAGGACCTCACCCAGGAGGTCTTCGTCCGGGTCTTCCGCTCACTGTCGACCTACACCCCCGGCACGTTCGAGGGCTGGCTGCACCGGATCACCACGAACCTCTTCCTCGACCAGGCCCGCCGCAAGCAGCGGATCCGCTTCGACGCCCTCTCCGACGAGCGGGCCGACCGGCTGACCAGCTCGTCGCCGGCGCCGGAGGCGGCGTACGCCGACCAGCGCTTCGACGACGACGTGGAGCGGGCCCTGGCCACCCTGCCGCCCGACTTCCGTGCCGCGGTCGTGCTGTGCGACGTCGAGGGCCTCTCCTACGAGGAGATCGCCGGCATCCTCGACGCCAAGCTCGGCACCGTGCGGTCCCGCATCCACCGCGGACGCGCCATGCTCCGCTCCGCGCTCGCGCACCGGGCCCCCGGTGCCGGCCGGGCTCGTTACTCCGGTCCCGCCGCGGGGCCGTTCGTGCTCCCGGAGCGCGCATGA